One window of Rutidosis leptorrhynchoides isolate AG116_Rl617_1_P2 unplaced genomic scaffold, CSIRO_AGI_Rlap_v1 contig620, whole genome shotgun sequence genomic DNA carries:
- the LOC139884908 gene encoding probable sugar phosphate/phosphate translocator At5g25400, protein MVSAEVMRKIILSYTYVSIWIFLSFTVIIYNKYILDKKMYDWPYPISLTLIHMGFCSSLAFILIRVFRVVEPCTSMTRDLYIKSVVPIGALYSLSLWFSNSAYIYLSVSFIQMLKALMPVAVYSISVMFKKEGFKSDTMANMLSISVGVAIAAYGEARFDVFGVVLQLGAVAFEATRLVLIQILLTSKGINLNPITSLYYVAPCCFGFLLVPWMFMELPLLRESSSFHFDFFIFGTNSICAFALNLAVFLLVGKTSALTMNVAGVVKDWLLIAFSWSVIKDTVTPINLFGYGIAFLGVAYYNHAKLQALKAKETQKKITGQADEEAGRLLEERQQGIETSGRSNESQG, encoded by the coding sequence ATGGTGTCCGCAGAGGTTATGAGGAAGATCATCCTCTCCTACACTTATGTCTCAATCTGGATCTTCCTTTCTTTCACTGTCATCATCTACAACAAGTACATCCTCGACAAGAAGATGTACGATTGGCCATACCCGATTTCTCTAACCCTGATCCATATGGGTTTCTGCTCTTCTCTCGCTTTCATCCTTATCCGGGTTTTCCGGGTCGTGGAGCCTTGTACTTCCATGACCCGAGATTTGTACATCAAATCCGTCGTCCCAATCGGAGCACTGTATTCTCTATCACTCTGGTTCTCCAATTCTGCTTATATTTACTTATCCGTATCTTTCATTCAGATGCTTAAAGCCTTAATGCCCGTTGCCGTTTACTCAATCTCAGTCATGTTTAAAAAAGAAGGCTTTAAATCCGACACCATGGCGAACATGTTGTCGATTTCTGTCGGAGTTGCAATCGCAGCTTACGGAGAAGCTCGATTCGATGTCTTCGGCGTCGTTCTTCAATTGGGTGCCGTCGCATTCGAAGCTACCAGGTTGGTCTTGATCCAGATCTTGTTGACTTCAAAGGGTATTAATTTGAATCCAATTACATCTCTTTACTACGTGGCACCTTGTTGTTTTGGGTTTCTGTTAGTTCCATGGATGTTCATGGAATTGCCTTTGTTAAGAGAATCGTCTAGTTTCCATTTTGATTTCTTCATATTCGGAACCAATTCGATTTGCGCATTCGCATTGAACTTGGCTGTGTTCTTACTTGTCGGAAAGACATCTGCTTTGACCATGAATGTTGCTGGTGTTGTTAAGGATTGGTTGTTGATTGCCTTTTCCTGGTCGGTGATTAAGGATACCGTCACTCCGATAAATCTGTTTGGATATGGAATTGCTTTCTTGGGAGTCGCGTATTACAATCACGCCAAATTGCAAGCACTTAAAGCTAAAGAGACGCAAAAGAAGATAACAGGACAGGCTGATGAAGAAGCTGGTAGGTTGTTGGAGGAGAGACAACAAGGCATTGAAACTTCCGGAAGAAGCAATGAATCACAAGGCTAG
- the LOC139884906 gene encoding uncharacterized protein produces MTTTLESKLKFDLMNGELSEPAVSDDKYQDWRRANSIVKSWLLNSVSPETRGSLITYRNATDIWKDIIDRFSHGSLAKIFKLQQDLHSLKQGTSSINSYFSRFKTIWSELDAYNPKLVCECISQCSCTLLPSLKAAKHRDMALYFLNGLANEFTSTRDRILASDPLPPMSQIFSAVIQAESQHSLSHISIDHTVNAMAAQTPATATNKKVTPHAQSKYFANSTSIFYSHCGKKNHIVEKCYRLIGFPPKFKFTRETALLPTQLKSRIQHSHHLFPQ; encoded by the coding sequence ATGACAACAACACTTGAATCCAAACTTAAGTTTGATTTAATGAATGGAGAATTATCTGAACCTGCTGTCTCTGATGACAAATACCAAGATTGGCGACGTGCGAATTCCATCGTCAAATCATGGCTCCTCAATTCGGTCTCCCCTGAAACTAGGGGCTCACTCATCACTTATCGCAATGCTACTGACATCTGGAAAGACATCATCGACAGGTTCTCTCATGGAAGCCTTGCCAAAATCTTCAAGCTACAGCAGGACTTACACTCACTGAAACAAGGTACCAGCAGTATCAACTCTTATTTTTCCAGGTTCAAAACTATATGGTCCGAACTTGATGCCTATAATCCTAAACTTGTATGTGAGTGTATTAGTCAATGTTCTTGCACACTCTTACCTTCTCTGAAGGCCGCTAAGCATAGGGACATGGCTCTCTATTTTTTGAACGGCTTAGCCAATGAATTCACTTCTACTCGTGATCGGATACTCGCCAGCGATCCTCTCCCTCCGATGTCTCAAATTTTCTCTGCTGTCATCCAAGCTGAATCCCAACATTCACTCTCACATATTTCTATTGATCATACTGTGAATGCTATGGCTGCTCAAACTCCTGCCACTGCCACCAATAAAAAGGTTACTCCTCATGCTCAATCTAAGTATTTTGCAAACAGTACTAGTATTTTTTACAGTCACTGTGGAAAGAAAAATCATATCGTTGAGAAGTGCTATCGCCTCATTGGATTCCCACCGAAATTCAAGTTCACGAGAGAAACCGCACTACTGCCAACTCAACTCAAGTCCAGGATTCAGCACTCACATCATCTCTTCCCACAATGA
- the LOC139884907 gene encoding cell differentiation protein rcd1-like produces the protein MSWFFDWNPETDGLSRDNNMSDALAPELTAVYVPFLSPTFSLEQSRRVFHVLTLIQSIYHFTVFHLWKTYEQVRVAALRVLEAMVKNEDPRAITYLIEIEVMPHLLRCMKTGGMGSKMAATFVLSKMLCKNDGLN, from the exons ATGAGTTGGTTCTTCGACTGGAATCCAGAAACAGATGGGTTGTCAAGAGACAAT AATATGAGTGATGCTTTAGCACCA GAGTTGACGGCGGTGTATGTCCCATTTCTATCACCGACCTTCTCCTTGGAACAATCGAGGAGAGTTTTCCATGTTCTTACTCTCATTCAG AGCATTTACCATTTTACTGTTTTCCACTTATGGAAAACGTACGAACAAGTAAGGGTGGCCGCTCTACGTGTTCTTGAGGCCATGGTTAAG AATGAGGATCCTCGAGCTATCACCTACCTAATCGAGATTGAGGTGATGCCCCATCTTCTCCGATGCATGAAGACCGGAGGCATGGGTTCAAAAATG GCCGCGACATTCGTGCTGAGTAAGATGTTGTGCAAGAATGACGGGCTGAACTAA